The Sphingopyxis fribergensis genome contains a region encoding:
- a CDS encoding patatin-like phospholipase family protein — protein MTGPTQVRDANYFDPNATPRIDEITAKYDRVALILQGGGALGAYQVGVYKALGEAGAEPDWISGVSIGAINAAIIAGNRPADRIDRLEQFWSTVSGRTLWSDHLPEWDVFRQFRNRMSAMLTLTGGAPGFFAPRQPNPWMLPPGAPGATSFYDSNALRETLEKLVDFDILNNGEKRISLGAVKVRTGNLTFFDSANMRLGPEHVMASGALPPGLPSVKIDGEDYWDGGLVSNTPLQHLLAQEQEMKSLVFQVDLFSARGMLPRDMDDVLTRQKDILYSSRTRQNTDSYRHIHDLKLQLREALKRIPPDQLTALEKIQLQRSSVPASVNIIHLIYQQKTYESQAKDYEFSEVSMREHIAAGFEDTRKTLHHGQWLEPLLTDECIVVHDVHRDEAE, from the coding sequence GTGACCGGTCCGACACAGGTACGCGACGCGAACTATTTCGATCCCAATGCGACACCCCGGATTGACGAGATAACCGCAAAATACGACCGCGTTGCCCTTATCCTCCAGGGCGGCGGGGCGCTGGGCGCCTATCAGGTCGGGGTATATAAGGCGCTCGGCGAGGCCGGAGCTGAACCGGACTGGATCTCCGGCGTCTCGATCGGCGCGATCAATGCCGCGATCATCGCCGGCAACCGGCCCGCGGACCGGATCGACCGGCTGGAGCAGTTCTGGTCGACCGTCTCGGGAAGAACATTGTGGAGCGATCATCTTCCGGAGTGGGACGTGTTTCGCCAGTTCCGCAACCGGATGAGCGCAATGCTGACGCTGACCGGCGGCGCTCCGGGGTTTTTCGCGCCGCGCCAGCCCAACCCCTGGATGCTGCCGCCCGGCGCGCCGGGCGCAACCAGCTTTTACGATAGCAATGCCCTGCGCGAGACGCTCGAGAAGCTCGTCGATTTCGACATCTTGAACAATGGCGAGAAACGGATCAGCCTGGGCGCGGTCAAGGTTCGCACCGGCAACCTGACCTTTTTCGATAGCGCTAACATGCGCCTTGGTCCCGAACATGTGATGGCCAGCGGGGCGCTCCCGCCCGGCCTTCCGTCGGTGAAGATCGACGGCGAGGATTATTGGGACGGCGGTCTCGTCTCGAACACGCCGCTCCAACACCTCCTCGCGCAAGAGCAGGAAATGAAGTCGCTCGTCTTCCAGGTCGATCTTTTTTCGGCGCGCGGTATGCTGCCGCGTGACATGGACGATGTGCTGACGCGTCAGAAGGACATCCTCTACTCCAGCCGCACCCGGCAAAATACCGACAGCTACCGTCATATCCACGACCTCAAGCTGCAACTGCGCGAAGCACTGAAACGCATTCCTCCCGATCAGCTGACGGCGCTGGAAAAAATCCAGCTTCAGCGGTCGAGCGTGCCCGCATCGGTCAATATCATCCACCTGATCTATCAGCAGAAAACCTATGAGAGTCAGGCCAAGGACTATGAATTTTCCGAGGTCTCGATGCGCGAGCATATCGCCGCGGGATTCGAGGATACGCGCAAGACGCTGCACCACGGGCAATGGCTCGAGCCGTTGCTTACCGACGAATGTATCGTCGTCCACGACGTCCACCGCGACGAAGCGGAGTGA
- a CDS encoding acetoacetate decarboxylase, translated as MKTEDVAARAFAMPLTNPAYPRPPYRFYDREYIIIKYRTDPDALRAVVPEPLEIAEPVVSYEFIRMPDSTGFGDYTETGQVIPVRYRGEAGGYVHSMYLDDEAPIAGGREIWGFPKKLAAPAIVHESDVIRGTLHYGSALCASASIGYKHEILDAGPVLESMRRPNFMLKIIPHVDCTPRICELVRYSLEDIDLKGAWSGPAALALFPHVIADVARLPVLEVLGATHFIADLTLGLGEVVHDYLAGDAA; from the coding sequence ATGAAGACCGAAGACGTCGCAGCGCGGGCATTCGCCATGCCGCTCACCAATCCGGCTTATCCGCGCCCGCCATATCGTTTCTACGACCGCGAATATATCATCATCAAATATCGCACCGACCCCGATGCGCTGCGCGCCGTGGTGCCCGAACCGCTCGAAATCGCCGAGCCGGTGGTGAGCTATGAATTCATCCGGATGCCCGATTCCACCGGCTTCGGCGATTACACCGAGACCGGCCAGGTCATCCCGGTTCGCTATCGCGGCGAAGCGGGCGGCTATGTCCACTCGATGTATCTCGACGACGAAGCCCCGATTGCCGGCGGCCGCGAAATCTGGGGCTTTCCAAAGAAGCTCGCCGCGCCGGCCATCGTCCACGAATCCGACGTCATTCGGGGCACGCTACATTATGGCTCGGCGCTCTGTGCCTCGGCATCGATCGGCTACAAGCATGAGATACTCGACGCAGGCCCCGTCCTCGAAAGCATGCGCCGGCCCAATTTCATGCTCAAGATCATCCCGCACGTCGATTGCACGCCCCGCATCTGCGAGCTCGTTCGCTATTCGCTCGAAGATATTGATCTCAAGGGCGCGTGGAGCGGTCCGGCGGCGCTGGCACTCTTCCCCCATGTCATCGCCGACGTCGCCCGCCTCCCCGTGCTCGAAGTCCTTGGCGCAACGCATTTCATTGCCGACCTCACGCTAGGGCTCGGTGAAGTCGTGCACGACTATCTGGCTGGAGACGCGGCGTGA
- a CDS encoding catalase has translation MTHKTSLHHANGTPVADNLNTRLFCYGDAQRYRLGVNHLHIPVNAPCCPSTSYHRDGAMHSDGNLGAAPTYFPNSRDAWKDRPEFAEPPLPIEGAAGHWDQRIDKDHGEQTGNIFRKMSASERASLFANIARQPVGASRAVQERHVANCSRADPAYAPASLRRSASKRQPIDSIYEGTMQ, from the coding sequence ATGACACATAAGACATCGCTTCATCACGCCAATGGCACGCCCGTCGCCGACAATCTCAATACGCGGCTCTTCTGCTATGGCGACGCCCAGCGTTACCGCCTCGGGGTCAACCACCTTCATATCCCGGTGAACGCGCCGTGCTGTCCGTCCACCAGCTATCACCGCGACGGCGCAATGCACTCCGACGGCAATCTGGGCGCAGCCCCGACCTATTTCCCGAACAGCCGTGACGCCTGGAAAGACCGGCCCGAATTCGCCGAACCGCCGCTGCCGATCGAAGGTGCCGCCGGTCACTGGGACCAACGGATTGACAAGGATCATGGGGAGCAGACGGGCAACATCTTTCGCAAGATGAGCGCGAGCGAGCGCGCATCGCTGTTCGCGAACATCGCGCGGCAGCCCGTCGGCGCATCGCGCGCGGTGCAAGAGCGCCACGTCGCCAACTGCTCCCGCGCCGACCCAGCATATGCCCCAGCGTCGCTGCGGCGCTCGGCCTCGAAGCGCCAGCCTATTGACTCCATCTACGAAGGAACCATGCAATGA
- a CDS encoding alpha/beta fold hydrolase, which translates to MNFVKTTDGVQIFYKDWGPRDAQPLVFHHGWPLTADEWDNQMLFFLSKGYRVIAHDRRGHGHSTQTDTGNDMDTYATDVAALVAALDLKGAVHIGHSTGGGEAARYAARAKPGTLSKLVLIASVPPVMVKKPGNTGGLSIEVFDGFRTALAQDRSQFYLDIASGPFYGFNRDGAKISQGLIQNWWRQGMIGSAKAHYDCIKAFSETDFTEDLKKIHVPTLVMHGTDDQVVPFEYAGPLSAKLLSKGVLKAYEGYPHGMAAVHSDIINRDLLEFLRS; encoded by the coding sequence ATGAACTTCGTAAAGACGACCGACGGCGTGCAGATATTTTACAAGGACTGGGGGCCGCGCGACGCACAGCCGCTTGTCTTCCATCACGGCTGGCCGCTCACGGCCGACGAGTGGGACAACCAAATGCTGTTCTTCCTTTCGAAGGGCTACCGTGTCATCGCGCACGATCGGCGGGGCCACGGCCATTCGACGCAGACCGACACCGGCAACGATATGGACACCTACGCAACCGACGTCGCCGCGCTGGTCGCGGCGCTCGATCTCAAGGGCGCGGTGCATATCGGCCATTCGACGGGCGGCGGCGAGGCGGCGCGTTATGCGGCGCGCGCGAAGCCCGGGACGCTTTCGAAACTGGTTCTCATCGCATCGGTGCCACCGGTGATGGTCAAGAAGCCAGGCAACACGGGTGGCCTGTCGATCGAGGTCTTTGACGGCTTTCGCACGGCGCTCGCCCAGGATCGCTCACAATTCTATCTCGATATCGCGTCGGGGCCTTTCTACGGCTTCAATCGCGATGGCGCGAAGATCAGCCAGGGGCTGATCCAGAACTGGTGGCGTCAGGGTATGATTGGCAGTGCAAAGGCCCACTACGACTGCATCAAGGCGTTCTCGGAGACCGACTTCACCGAGGATCTGAAGAAGATCCACGTTCCGACGCTGGTTATGCATGGCACCGACGATCAGGTCGTGCCGTTCGAATATGCGGGGCCGCTGTCGGCCAAGCTGCTCTCAAAGGGCGTGCTCAAGGCCTATGAAGGGTATCCGCACGGCATGGCCGCGGTCCATTCCGACATCATCAATCGCGACCTGCTCGAATTCCTTCGCAGTTGA
- a CDS encoding FAD-dependent oxidoreductase yields MMLDLDDVDGTIRRRTEICVIGAGAAGIALTRRLLAAGHEVLLLESGGRDFEAATADLNAGSNIGEDYYPLHDARMRFFGGTTAIWGGRCAELDPIDFERRDWVPHSGWPIGRDDLAPYYAQARPMFGLSDRRFEVADLRAAGVPVPQFRDHLLHTPIWTFDPRFNRFTLDACADMQAHPRCHIICHASVVGIAQRAGSVQCLEARSLKGGRVMVIADIVVLAAGGIENARLLLASHIGNDNDQVGRYFMEHPHARGGRIVGGDSWNLLKSFARRHRVAGQDVAALVTPAAALQRREGILNSSLTIVARQPARAAQFVGMRAYGSLKHDIAPTRRGRALWMATKKAANWAQQHIDPARPWLLHKAGLADIALLVRAEQAPNPESRITLGSEIDALGVRRVNLDWRLSDLDKRSVTGLVRALDEEISRLEIGRVEAADWLAEDGPNWQTDPLISSHPIGGYHHIGTTRMSYTPRTGVVDADGRVHGVSNLYIVGSSTFPTAGWANPTLTIVALALRTADRISAMLAKRHRGSETSRVTLPIPFSVMRRPPACLDAPANDPRF; encoded by the coding sequence ATGATGCTCGACCTTGACGACGTGGACGGCACAATCCGGCGCCGGACCGAGATATGTGTGATTGGCGCCGGAGCGGCGGGGATCGCGCTGACGCGGCGTCTGCTCGCTGCGGGGCATGAGGTGCTGCTTCTCGAAAGCGGCGGCCGGGATTTCGAGGCGGCGACCGCCGACCTCAACGCCGGCTCCAACATCGGCGAAGACTATTATCCGCTCCACGACGCGCGAATGCGCTTCTTCGGCGGCACGACCGCGATATGGGGCGGGCGCTGCGCCGAACTCGATCCCATTGATTTCGAGCGCCGCGACTGGGTTCCCCATTCCGGCTGGCCGATCGGTCGGGATGATCTGGCGCCCTATTATGCGCAAGCGCGTCCGATGTTCGGCCTTTCGGATCGCCGTTTCGAGGTCGCGGACCTGCGCGCCGCGGGCGTGCCTGTCCCGCAATTCAGGGATCACCTTCTGCACACACCGATCTGGACCTTCGATCCGCGCTTCAACCGCTTTACCCTCGATGCCTGCGCCGACATGCAAGCACATCCCCGGTGCCACATCATTTGCCACGCGAGCGTCGTGGGCATCGCGCAGCGTGCGGGTTCCGTGCAGTGCCTTGAGGCACGGTCGCTGAAGGGTGGGCGGGTGATGGTGATCGCCGACATCGTCGTGCTGGCCGCGGGTGGCATAGAAAATGCGCGGCTTCTCCTCGCCTCGCACATTGGCAACGACAATGATCAGGTCGGCCGCTACTTCATGGAACACCCGCACGCGCGCGGCGGCCGCATCGTGGGCGGCGACAGCTGGAATCTGCTCAAATCCTTCGCACGGCGCCACCGCGTCGCCGGGCAGGATGTCGCGGCACTCGTAACGCCAGCCGCCGCACTCCAGCGGCGCGAGGGTATATTGAACAGCTCGCTGACGATCGTAGCCCGCCAACCGGCGCGCGCTGCACAATTTGTCGGCATGCGCGCTTACGGCAGCCTCAAGCACGATATCGCCCCGACGAGGCGGGGACGCGCGCTCTGGATGGCGACGAAAAAGGCCGCGAACTGGGCGCAGCAGCATATCGATCCGGCACGCCCCTGGTTACTGCACAAGGCGGGATTAGCCGATATCGCGCTCCTGGTTCGCGCTGAGCAGGCCCCGAACCCCGAAAGTCGCATTACGCTTGGGAGCGAGATCGATGCTCTGGGTGTCCGGCGGGTCAATCTCGATTGGCGGTTATCGGATCTCGACAAACGGAGCGTGACGGGATTGGTTCGGGCGCTGGATGAAGAAATAAGCCGGTTGGAAATAGGGCGGGTCGAGGCCGCGGACTGGCTCGCCGAAGATGGGCCGAACTGGCAAACCGATCCGCTGATCTCTTCGCACCCGATCGGCGGTTATCATCATATCGGGACAACTCGGATGTCGTACACTCCGCGCACGGGCGTGGTCGATGCGGATGGACGCGTTCACGGCGTCAGCAATCTCTATATTGTGGGTTCCTCGACCTTTCCAACCGCAGGTTGGGCAAATCCCACGCTGACGATCGTCGCGCTTGCCTTGCGAACGGCCGACCGCATATCGGCCATGCTGGCCAAGCGCCACCGAGGATCGGAAACGTCCCGGGTCACTCTGCCTATCCCGTTCTCGGTAATGAGGCGACCCCCGGCGTGCTTGGATGCGCCGGCTAACGACCCCCGATTCTGA
- a CDS encoding TonB-dependent receptor yields MRRGYGIAAAAGAALALGSPAHARDMTWIEIQAGTLKAGLRALGAQTRSSIALADPSMADLKIGKIRGRMTADQALRRMVRGLEVDVVVLDSSSFRLVPAPRRRPRRSANLTALPAPKIQKMQPRAEIIVTASKRQTSRSQYQGIVQTIEADDLAQAEFRGTEAIERAGTSLSSTHLGPGRDKLFLRGVGDSSFSGHTQAIVGQYLGEARLNYSGPDPDLRLYDIARTEILLGPQGTLYGAGSLGGIMRIEPNQPDPDHTQLYAILSTSAIKGGALGAEAAAMVNLPLGWSEGAVRLVGYRVREGGYIDDVARGVINSNRLDISGGRAALAVAPDGAWRAEMLSVWQDIEGRDAGYVDRRVGPLARAAAIAQPYSNRFRLVSTTLRGEQEGVDIAANLSHSHARLRDIFDASEPLPNTLALARREMSDVSSAEIRVSRSGSAGNGWLVGGSMVDSRTRFSSSLLYRSEAPFETNTAASIREYILFGEASEAIGPLALSIGARAARWRGRGLHMSGANSPEAPFDWSDAGWKILPGASALLTLPSDIQLLVRYAESYRPPTAAASSAGFIALSGDHYSAWEAAVRRPDGEGRTLTGALSLSAGRWRNVQADIIDHAGYLTAANIGDARTLTIETNAQLRLSECLTLNGAVTMNRAIVNAAEPSHIIVAEGRLPNIPDMNARLAVQYDSPSSAKNPYRLSATLRHTGRSRLGIGPELGREQGGFSDVDLDASLKLGSAKLHLGVSNLFDAAGNRFALGSLAQPAESDLFVPQTPRRVSLGIRIGGR; encoded by the coding sequence ATGAGGCGCGGTTACGGCATCGCCGCCGCTGCGGGCGCCGCCCTCGCGCTGGGGAGTCCCGCGCACGCCCGAGACATGACGTGGATCGAGATTCAAGCCGGCACGTTAAAAGCCGGTCTGCGGGCGCTCGGCGCACAAACCCGGTCGAGCATCGCGCTGGCCGATCCGTCGATGGCCGATCTGAAAATTGGCAAGATCCGTGGCAGGATGACAGCGGATCAGGCGCTGCGCAGGATGGTTCGGGGCCTGGAGGTCGACGTGGTCGTGCTCGATTCCTCCAGTTTCCGCCTCGTTCCCGCGCCCCGCCGAAGACCGCGACGAAGCGCGAACCTGACCGCCCTCCCCGCGCCCAAAATTCAAAAGATGCAACCCAGGGCCGAGATCATCGTCACCGCAAGCAAGCGACAGACGAGCCGATCACAATATCAGGGCATTGTTCAGACCATCGAGGCGGATGATCTTGCCCAAGCCGAATTCCGCGGCACCGAAGCGATCGAACGCGCCGGAACATCGCTCAGTTCGACCCATCTGGGGCCCGGCCGCGACAAGCTGTTCCTGCGCGGGGTCGGCGATTCCAGCTTCAGCGGACATACACAGGCGATAGTCGGGCAATATCTTGGCGAAGCGCGCCTCAACTATTCGGGGCCCGACCCCGATCTTCGCCTATATGACATCGCCCGCACCGAAATTCTGCTCGGACCGCAGGGCACACTTTATGGCGCGGGTTCGCTCGGCGGGATCATGCGGATCGAACCCAACCAGCCCGACCCTGACCACACGCAGTTGTACGCTATCCTGTCGACCTCGGCCATCAAGGGCGGGGCGCTGGGGGCGGAAGCCGCCGCGATGGTGAATCTCCCGCTCGGGTGGAGCGAGGGCGCCGTCCGCCTCGTCGGTTATCGGGTGCGCGAAGGCGGCTATATCGACGATGTTGCGCGGGGCGTCATCAACAGCAACCGGCTCGACATATCCGGAGGCCGGGCCGCGCTGGCCGTCGCGCCTGACGGTGCCTGGCGCGCCGAGATGCTCAGCGTCTGGCAGGATATCGAGGGCCGCGATGCGGGCTATGTCGACCGCCGCGTCGGTCCTTTGGCGCGGGCGGCCGCCATTGCGCAGCCTTACTCGAACCGCTTCCGCCTGGTATCGACGACGCTCCGCGGCGAGCAAGAAGGGGTCGATATCGCGGCGAACTTGTCGCATTCGCACGCGCGCCTGCGCGATATTTTCGACGCAAGCGAGCCGCTTCCCAACACGCTGGCCCTCGCCCGACGCGAGATGTCGGACGTCAGTTCGGCCGAAATTCGGGTCAGCCGCTCGGGATCAGCGGGCAACGGCTGGCTCGTCGGCGGGTCTATGGTCGATAGTCGGACCCGTTTTTCCTCGTCGTTGCTTTACCGGAGCGAGGCACCGTTCGAAACAAACACCGCAGCCTCGATACGCGAATATATCCTGTTCGGAGAAGCGTCGGAGGCAATCGGTCCCCTCGCCCTCTCGATCGGCGCACGGGCGGCGCGATGGCGCGGCCGGGGTCTGCACATGTCGGGCGCGAATTCCCCAGAGGCCCCTTTCGACTGGAGCGACGCGGGATGGAAGATACTTCCCGGCGCATCGGCCTTGCTGACGCTGCCCAGCGACATACAGTTGCTTGTTCGCTATGCCGAAAGCTATCGCCCGCCGACCGCAGCGGCATCATCTGCCGGTTTCATCGCGCTGTCTGGCGATCACTATTCCGCGTGGGAGGCAGCGGTGCGCCGTCCCGACGGCGAAGGTCGGACGCTGACCGGGGCCTTGAGCTTATCGGCGGGCCGCTGGCGCAACGTGCAGGCCGATATCATCGACCATGCCGGCTATCTGACGGCCGCGAATATCGGCGATGCGAGGACATTGACGATCGAGACGAATGCGCAATTGCGCTTGTCCGAATGCCTGACACTGAACGGCGCCGTGACGATGAACCGGGCCATCGTCAACGCCGCGGAACCGAGCCACATCATCGTCGCCGAGGGGCGCTTGCCCAATATTCCAGACATGAACGCCCGGCTGGCCGTCCAATACGATAGTCCGTCTTCAGCAAAAAATCCCTATCGATTATCGGCGACGCTGCGCCACACCGGCCGGTCGCGGCTGGGCATCGGCCCCGAACTCGGGCGGGAGCAAGGCGGCTTTTCCGATGTTGATCTCGACGCGTCGCTGAAATTGGGCAGCGCCAAACTCCATCTCGGCGTTTCCAATCTTTTCGACGCCGCCGGAAACCGCTTCGCGCTCGGGTCGCTCGCCCAACCGGCCGAATCAGATCTTTTTGTCCCGCAAACGCCCCGCCGTGTCAGCCTCGGCATCAGAATCGGGGGTCGTTAG
- a CDS encoding FecR family protein, with amino-acid sequence MAEHGPDPQNAAIDWLARQRDPLFDDWDGFTIWLEADAAHAAHYQRLMALDAAIADDLAADPPPFISRADAASDPPKRWRRTGLFATGAAAAFAMLAFLTLRPDGTYEVATREGQRKHISLADGSRIVLNEATRLRLDSDKPRSAELVTGGALFDVVHDPRTRFRVTFDGGMVQNLGTRFTVTRKGDSTEVAVAEGAVAFQAGNIRAELRPGEQLVATGNRVVRGSIATEAIGRWATPRLDYDNAPLQTVAADLSRELGAPVSVSPGAANMRISATIQLDIDVEHSMVRFGPLLGVDVRRDGDGWTLSPGK; translated from the coding sequence ATGGCTGAACATGGGCCCGATCCGCAAAACGCCGCTATCGACTGGCTCGCCCGTCAGCGCGACCCTCTGTTCGACGACTGGGATGGGTTTACCATATGGCTCGAAGCCGACGCCGCGCACGCGGCCCATTACCAGCGGCTCATGGCACTCGACGCCGCGATTGCCGACGACCTGGCGGCTGACCCGCCGCCGTTTATTTCCCGCGCCGATGCCGCCAGCGACCCGCCGAAACGATGGCGGCGGACCGGCTTGTTCGCGACCGGCGCCGCGGCGGCATTTGCCATGCTCGCCTTCCTCACGCTCCGACCCGACGGCACGTATGAAGTCGCGACACGAGAGGGACAGCGAAAGCATATATCGCTCGCCGACGGCAGCCGGATCGTCCTGAACGAAGCGACGCGGTTGCGGCTCGACAGCGACAAGCCGCGCTCGGCGGAGCTTGTCACCGGCGGGGCACTATTCGATGTCGTCCACGATCCGCGCACGCGGTTTCGCGTCACTTTCGATGGCGGCATGGTCCAGAATCTGGGAACGCGCTTCACCGTCACTCGAAAAGGCGACAGCACCGAGGTCGCCGTCGCCGAAGGCGCGGTCGCGTTTCAGGCCGGGAATATCCGGGCCGAACTGCGTCCGGGCGAGCAGCTTGTTGCAACTGGCAATCGCGTGGTTCGCGGTTCGATCGCGACGGAAGCGATCGGCCGCTGGGCCACCCCAAGGCTCGATTACGATAATGCGCCGCTCCAAACCGTCGCGGCCGATCTTTCGCGCGAACTGGGAGCCCCTGTTTCGGTTTCACCGGGCGCTGCGAATATGCGGATCAGTGCGACGATCCAGCTCGATATCGACGTCGAACACAGCATGGTGCGATTTGGACCGCTGCTTGGTGTCGATGTGCGCCGCGACGGCGATGGGTGGACGCTGTCACCCGGAAAATGA
- a CDS encoding RNA polymerase sigma factor: MARGQVVTERAKTKAADAPPTGLEAVYLTHRDRLLRFLRARGAGARAEDLVQELWVRIASNPAGPIFDPLSYLYRAANNLMLNDYRTDARNIAREAAWGEAHLVGVASAAEAGLAAKEEIARARSRLAACGTRVQEIFFLFRVEGLSQRIIAERYHLSLSAVEKDIQRAYRAIAALKEEDNG; the protein is encoded by the coding sequence ATGGCACGCGGGCAAGTCGTGACCGAGCGGGCGAAAACCAAAGCCGCCGACGCGCCTCCCACTGGTCTCGAAGCCGTCTACCTCACGCACCGCGACCGGCTGCTGCGCTTCCTGCGCGCCCGCGGCGCGGGCGCCCGTGCCGAAGACCTTGTTCAGGAGCTATGGGTTCGGATCGCATCGAATCCGGCCGGGCCGATCTTCGATCCGCTCAGCTATCTTTATCGCGCGGCGAACAATCTGATGCTCAACGACTATCGCACGGACGCCCGCAATATAGCGCGCGAAGCAGCCTGGGGAGAGGCACATCTTGTCGGCGTGGCGAGCGCCGCGGAGGCTGGCCTGGCCGCAAAGGAGGAAATCGCGCGAGCCCGAAGCCGTCTCGCCGCGTGTGGCACGCGCGTGCAGGAAATCTTCTTTCTCTTTCGCGTCGAAGGGCTGAGCCAGCGCATCATTGCAGAACGCTATCACCTCAGCCTGAGCGCGGTGGAAAAGGACATTCAGCGCGCCTATCGCGCGATTGCGGCGTTGAAGGAAGAAGACAATGGCTGA
- a CDS encoding TIGR03032 family protein, with product MTDDISASRGLAGWLRDNRLSFACTSYQTGLLVLVGSHPEGAVAVSRCAFDRAMGLAWRPGRLYLAGRREIWRLENILPPGEQDDAGHDAVFVPRNAQITGDLDIHEMGVTRGGQIVFVNTAYSCLATPSIRHSFRPLWKPDFISRLTPEDRCHLNGVAFGADGEPAFVTAAGRSDIVGGWRDQRRDGGLIIDVATGATVADGLSMPHSPRLVGRNLFFLESGRGQIVRFNLDTSERRDVAFCPGFLRGLSIHNGHALVTLSKPREETFAGLPIDKQISIGGGTPWCGVMVVELASGNIIEWLRFHGPQSELFDIVAMPEILCPSAVAPRSAEADRMLTFDSLPVLAVRALGEMA from the coding sequence TTGACGGACGACATATCCGCGTCGCGCGGACTGGCCGGTTGGCTGCGCGACAACCGGCTCAGCTTCGCCTGCACATCCTATCAGACGGGGCTTCTGGTCCTGGTGGGCTCGCATCCCGAAGGCGCAGTGGCGGTCAGCCGCTGCGCCTTCGACCGTGCCATGGGGCTCGCTTGGCGGCCGGGGCGGCTCTATCTAGCGGGCCGGCGCGAGATATGGCGGCTCGAGAATATCCTGCCACCGGGGGAACAGGACGATGCCGGCCATGACGCGGTCTTCGTGCCCCGCAATGCGCAGATCACGGGCGATCTCGATATCCACGAAATGGGGGTGACGCGCGGCGGGCAGATCGTCTTCGTCAACACTGCCTATTCCTGTCTCGCCACCCCCAGCATCCGGCACAGTTTCCGCCCGCTCTGGAAGCCCGATTTCATCAGCCGCCTCACCCCCGAGGATCGCTGCCACCTCAACGGCGTGGCCTTCGGCGCCGATGGCGAGCCCGCTTTCGTCACCGCGGCGGGACGCAGCGACATCGTGGGCGGCTGGCGCGATCAGCGCCGCGACGGCGGGCTGATCATCGATGTTGCGACCGGGGCGACCGTGGCAGACGGGCTGTCGATGCCGCACTCGCCGCGGCTGGTCGGACGCAATTTGTTCTTCCTCGAAAGCGGACGCGGTCAGATCGTCCGTTTTAATCTCGATACCAGCGAGCGCCGGGATGTCGCCTTCTGCCCCGGCTTCCTGCGCGGCCTCTCGATCCACAACGGGCACGCGCTCGTGACGCTTTCCAAACCACGCGAGGAAACATTCGCGGGCTTGCCAATCGACAAGCAGATCAGCATAGGCGGCGGCACCCCATGGTGCGGGGTGATGGTGGTCGAACTCGCGAGCGGTAACATTATAGAATGGCTGCGTTTTCACGGACCACAGAGCGAGCTTTTCGACATCGTCGCAATGCCGGAAATTCTCTGCCCCTCGGCGGTGGCACCGCGCAGCGCGGAGGCGGACCGGATGCTCACCTTCGACTCGCTGCCCGTCCTCGCCGTTCGCGCGCTTGGCGAAATGGCCTGA